One part of the Aliivibrio fischeri ATCC 7744 = JCM 18803 = DSM 507 genome encodes these proteins:
- a CDS encoding HPr family phosphocarrier protein, which translates to MPISSRHLLIKNRLGLHARAAIKLVEMAQSFDAVITLTNEENTQATADGVMGLLMLDSSQGQYVDVSADGVDAEQALNAICELIEAGFDEDE; encoded by the coding sequence ATGCCAATCTCATCTCGCCACTTATTAATAAAAAATCGATTAGGTTTGCATGCTCGCGCCGCAATAAAATTAGTTGAGATGGCACAAAGCTTTGATGCTGTAATTACCTTAACCAATGAAGAGAATACTCAAGCAACGGCAGATGGTGTTATGGGGCTTTTAATGCTCGATTCATCACAAGGACAATACGTAGATGTCTCTGCTGATGGCGTTGATGCAGAACAAGCACTCAATGCTATTTGTGAGCTTATTGAAGCGGGTTTTGATGAAGATGAGTAG
- the rapZ gene encoding RNase adapter RapZ, giving the protein MKLMVVSGSSGAGKSVALRVLEDLGYYCVDNLPIDLLTQFVESIQHSSQNVAVSVDIRNLPKDPALLKNTLALLKKTHDVTVIFLDAEDKELIKRYSETRRLHPLSLIGEQCSLEQAVTLEKSILSDYREEADLVLDTTTKSIHDLSETLRSRILGRESKELVMVFESFGFKHGLPTDADYVFDVRFLPNPHWEPSLRPMTGLDKPVADYLAKHAEVIQLKEQIQQFLTTWLPALEKNNRSYLTVAIGCTGGQHRSVYITQQLGEYFKQRGKQVQIRHKTLERH; this is encoded by the coding sequence ATGAAACTCATGGTAGTTAGCGGAAGCTCTGGTGCAGGTAAATCTGTCGCTTTACGTGTATTAGAAGATCTTGGTTATTATTGTGTTGATAATTTACCTATTGATTTACTCACTCAGTTTGTGGAATCCATTCAACATAGCAGTCAAAATGTTGCTGTCAGTGTTGATATCCGCAACCTACCTAAAGATCCTGCATTATTAAAAAACACCTTAGCGCTATTAAAGAAAACACATGATGTTACGGTTATCTTTTTAGATGCTGAAGATAAAGAGCTAATTAAGCGCTACAGCGAAACTCGCCGTTTGCACCCGCTCTCTTTAATCGGAGAGCAATGTTCTTTAGAACAAGCCGTAACACTTGAGAAAAGCATTTTAAGTGACTACAGAGAAGAAGCCGATCTTGTCTTAGATACCACAACAAAATCGATTCATGATTTAAGTGAAACCCTACGCTCACGGATCCTAGGTCGAGAATCTAAAGAGTTGGTGATGGTATTTGAATCTTTTGGATTTAAGCACGGTTTACCCACCGATGCTGATTATGTTTTTGATGTACGCTTCTTACCTAATCCTCATTGGGAACCAAGTTTACGCCCGATGACAGGGTTAGATAAACCCGTTGCTGACTATTTAGCAAAACACGCAGAAGTCATCCAACTTAAAGAGCAAATCCAACAATTTTTGACCACCTGGCTACCTGCTCTTGAAAAAAACAATCGCAGTTATTTAACCGTAGCGATTGGTTGTACTGGTGGTCAACACCGCTCTGTTTATATTACCCAACAATTAGGGGAATACTTTAAACAGCGAGGTAAACAAGTTCAGATCCGTCATAAAACCCTAGAAAGACATTAA
- the ptsN gene encoding PTS IIA-like nitrogen regulatory protein PtsN, with protein MQLSTILSLDCTKSAVQCTSKKRALELISEIAAPQIGQSPQELFESLLNREKMGSTGIGNGIAIPHGRMFNCDNAVAVLIQCQEPIEFDAIDNRPVDILFALLVPDEQCKLHLKTLSSVAEKLNDKQVLRQLRHAENDDELYQIITS; from the coding sequence ATGCAGTTAAGCACCATTCTTTCATTGGATTGCACGAAAAGTGCAGTCCAATGCACAAGCAAAAAGCGCGCATTAGAACTTATTAGTGAGATTGCCGCACCTCAAATTGGTCAAAGCCCTCAAGAGCTTTTTGAAAGCTTATTAAACCGAGAAAAAATGGGAAGTACTGGTATAGGTAATGGGATAGCTATCCCCCATGGCCGAATGTTCAATTGTGATAATGCCGTAGCTGTACTTATCCAATGCCAAGAACCCATCGAATTTGATGCTATTGATAATCGTCCTGTTGATATTCTTTTTGCACTTCTCGTTCCCGATGAACAATGTAAGCTTCATCTAAAAACACTTTCTAGTGTTGCTGAAAAACTCAATGATAAACAAGTATTACGTCAGCTGCGCCATGCGGAAAATGATGACGAGCTTTATCAAATCATCACATCTTAA
- the hpf gene encoding ribosome hibernation promoting factor — protein sequence MQINIAGQNVELTDSLREYVNTKFQKLERFFEHINNVHVVLKLEKVQHVAEATLHVNQGDIHAHSDSEDMYAAIDGLVDKLIRQLNKHKEKLSSH from the coding sequence ATGCAAATAAACATCGCAGGTCAAAACGTCGAACTAACCGATAGCCTTCGTGAGTATGTGAATACCAAATTCCAAAAATTAGAGCGTTTTTTTGAACACATTAATAATGTACATGTTGTATTAAAATTAGAAAAAGTACAGCATGTAGCAGAAGCAACACTTCACGTAAATCAAGGTGACATACACGCTCATTCTGACTCAGAAGATATGTATGCAGCTATTGATGGTTTGGTTGATAAATTGATCCGCCAACTCAATAAACATAAAGAAAAACTAAGTAGTCATTAA
- a CDS encoding RNA polymerase factor sigma-54 gives MKASLQLKMGQQLAMTPQLQQAIRLLQLSTLDLQQEIQEALDSNPLLDVEEEALGTPETLTSPEPQAEKETASAEQETPVTDSSDVIESNNISEELEMDASWDDVYSANSGSTGLAIDDDTPIYQGETTESLQDYLMWQADLTPFTDLDRTIATTIIESLDEYGYLTSSLDDILESIGDEEVEMDEVEAVLKRIQQFDPLGVASRDLAECLLLQLATYPADTPWLPETKLILKDHINLLGNRDYRQLAKETKLKESDLKQVMMLIHELEPRPGNRVIDTETEYVIPDVSVFKHNGKWVVTINPDSVPRLKVNAEYAALGKTMGNTPDGQFIRTNLQEAKWLIKSLESRNETLLKVARCIVEHQQDFFEYGEEAMKPMVLNDIALDVDMHESTISRVTTQKFMHTPRGIFELKYFFSSHVSTDNGGECSSTAIRALVKKLVAAENQAKPLSDSKIATLLAEQGIQVARRTIAKYRESLGIAPSNQRKRLL, from the coding sequence ATGAAAGCATCTCTTCAGTTAAAAATGGGACAACAACTTGCTATGACGCCTCAGTTGCAGCAAGCTATTCGATTATTGCAATTATCGACCCTTGACCTACAGCAAGAGATTCAAGAAGCGCTCGACTCAAATCCACTTCTAGATGTAGAAGAGGAAGCATTAGGCACACCTGAAACTCTTACCTCTCCTGAGCCTCAAGCGGAAAAAGAAACCGCATCAGCAGAACAAGAAACACCAGTAACTGATAGCAGCGATGTCATTGAAAGCAATAATATTTCAGAAGAACTTGAGATGGATGCAAGTTGGGATGATGTTTATAGCGCAAACAGTGGAAGCACTGGATTAGCTATTGATGATGACACACCTATTTATCAAGGTGAAACCACAGAAAGCTTGCAAGATTATCTGATGTGGCAAGCTGACTTAACCCCATTTACCGATCTTGATAGAACAATCGCAACCACGATTATCGAGTCATTAGATGAATACGGTTACCTGACTAGTTCTCTCGACGATATTTTAGAAAGTATTGGAGATGAAGAGGTTGAAATGGATGAAGTTGAAGCGGTTTTAAAACGCATTCAACAATTTGATCCACTAGGTGTTGCTTCTCGTGATTTAGCTGAGTGTCTATTACTTCAACTTGCAACTTACCCTGCTGATACACCTTGGTTACCTGAAACTAAGCTGATTTTAAAAGATCATATTAATTTATTAGGAAATCGAGACTACCGACAACTAGCAAAAGAGACTAAGCTTAAAGAAAGTGACTTAAAGCAAGTCATGATGCTTATTCACGAGTTAGAGCCTCGCCCAGGTAATCGTGTTATCGATACTGAAACTGAGTACGTTATTCCTGATGTTTCTGTATTCAAACACAATGGAAAATGGGTTGTAACCATTAACCCTGACAGTGTTCCTCGCTTAAAAGTAAACGCTGAATATGCGGCTCTTGGTAAGACAATGGGCAACACTCCGGATGGGCAATTCATTCGAACCAATTTGCAAGAGGCAAAGTGGTTAATTAAGAGCCTAGAGAGCAGAAACGAGACGCTGCTCAAAGTTGCACGTTGTATAGTTGAACATCAACAAGATTTCTTCGAATATGGTGAAGAAGCAATGAAACCTATGGTTTTAAATGACATCGCATTAGATGTCGATATGCACGAATCCACCATATCACGAGTAACAACACAGAAGTTCATGCATACCCCTCGAGGTATTTTTGAATTGAAATATTTCTTCTCTAGTCATGTTAGTACGGATAATGGTGGTGAATGCTCATCTACAGCAATCCGAGCACTAGTGAAAAAATTGGTTGCGGCTGAGAATCAAGCTAAGCCGTTAAGTGATAGTAAAATTGCAACCTTACTGGCTGAGCAAGGGATCCAAGTAGCACGCCGTACCATTGCTAAATATCGTGAATCACTTGGTATCGCACCATCAAATCAGCGTAAGCGTTTACTTTAA
- the lptB gene encoding LPS export ABC transporter ATP-binding protein: MAILEAKNLAKTYGSRKVVSDVSLTVESGKIVGLLGPNGAGKTTSFYMIVGLVARDEGSITIDGVDISLQPMHNRSKMGIGYLPQEASIFRKLSVFDNIMAVLQTRKDLNKAERLDKLEELLDEFNIQHIRNSNGMALSGGERRRVEIARALAANPKFILLDEPFAGVDPISVIDIKKIIQHLRDRGLGVLITDHNVRETLDVCEHAYIVSQGHMIANGTPEHVLNDEHVKRVYLGDQFKL, from the coding sequence ATGGCAATATTAGAAGCAAAGAATTTAGCAAAAACATACGGAAGCCGCAAAGTAGTTTCCGATGTAAGCCTTACCGTTGAATCTGGAAAAATTGTTGGTTTATTAGGGCCTAATGGTGCAGGTAAAACGACCTCTTTCTATATGATTGTAGGCTTAGTCGCTCGTGATGAAGGTTCGATTACTATTGATGGTGTCGACATCTCATTGCAACCAATGCATAACCGCTCAAAAATGGGGATAGGCTATCTACCTCAAGAAGCTTCTATATTTAGAAAATTGTCAGTATTTGACAATATCATGGCCGTTTTACAAACGCGTAAAGATCTAAATAAAGCTGAACGTCTTGATAAACTTGAAGAACTATTAGATGAGTTCAATATCCAGCACATCCGTAATAGTAATGGTATGGCGCTATCTGGTGGTGAACGTCGTCGTGTTGAAATCGCACGCGCACTCGCTGCTAATCCTAAATTCATTTTATTGGATGAACCATTTGCTGGTGTTGACCCTATCTCTGTTATTGATATCAAAAAGATCATTCAACACCTAAGAGATCGTGGTTTAGGCGTATTAATCACTGACCACAATGTTCGTGAAACGCTTGATGTATGTGAGCACGCTTACATCGTAAGTCAAGGTCACATGATTGCAAATGGCACTCCTGAACACGTATTAAATGATGAACACGTAAAACGCGTTTATCTTGGTGATCAATTTAAGTTGTAA
- the lptA gene encoding lipopolysaccharide transport periplasmic protein LptA, with protein MKLSHVSLLASLLFSASSWALSSDTEQPIHINSNSQNFDMQSNQVTFTGDVTLKQGSIEIFADKIVVIRPQGKEGREVLEAYGKPTRFSQLTDDGKTLKGKANKLRYELENEFLKMTDSAELTQDDSIIKGKVITYNMKTQKLIADGGKDDRVTTILQPSQLNNK; from the coding sequence ATGAAGCTTTCACACGTTAGTCTACTTGCAAGTCTACTTTTCAGTGCTTCAAGCTGGGCATTGAGTAGCGATACAGAACAACCGATCCACATTAATTCAAATTCACAGAATTTTGATATGCAGAGTAACCAAGTAACCTTTACAGGTGACGTGACTCTAAAACAAGGCAGTATCGAAATTTTTGCAGATAAAATTGTGGTGATTCGTCCTCAAGGTAAAGAAGGACGAGAAGTGTTAGAAGCATATGGAAAACCAACTCGCTTTAGTCAATTAACTGATGATGGTAAAACATTAAAAGGTAAAGCGAATAAATTACGTTATGAATTAGAAAACGAATTTCTAAAAATGACTGATAGCGCAGAGCTAACCCAAGATGACAGCATCATAAAAGGTAAAGTAATTACCTATAATATGAAGACTCAAAAACTAATTGCTGATGGTGGTAAAGACGATCGCGTAACAACCATCCTTCAGCCTAGCCAATTGAATAATAAATAA